One stretch of Plutella xylostella chromosome 15, ilPluXylo3.1, whole genome shotgun sequence DNA includes these proteins:
- the LOC105390452 gene encoding protein hunchback, with translation MLSCAPAAAMPPAHAAAQPWASFLHPQPVKTEPTENMDESSFSKEQGSGFYSEGFHSASPSGSSKDSTGHSPRSVGSAGEPAPYFDSLSLHAKANLGLHLDAYRGGLPYMLTPPGFEPRATDPRGPSPPYDGAYSPARAHLLPNNLSTPLPRADATPPKSPPRTPTSTDGDNNDRRAFHDSGFDGVSQRKDSEDGNDGSGMDEDFEDEPGLRVPAVNSHGKVKTFKCKQCEFVAVTKLSFWEHSKEHIKPEKMLTCPKCPFVTEYKHHLEYHMRNHFGSKPFQCTQCSYSCVNKSMLNSHLKSHSNVYQYRCADCNYATKYCHSLKLHLRKYQHNPAMVLNMDGTPNPLPIIDVYGTRRGPKQKSMHSKSYDQPQHSMNNNKVPPPQPTHPLFRNQFPINLPYLPPLLQHSFLFPPNNNYEPKTSPKPEAEKQVAGSPPPSLLQQRLAYRERLSDARSVSPSKSPASLPRSPPPRASPPRASPPAQQPDDALDLTNAKTSEAGSPPPQRDSERPMPLTPTTSLKNRRKGRAYKLQPAALRLQHDEESRPASGTESDASADAPPPPSHYACQYCDISFGDLTMHTIHMGFHGYNDPFMCNKCGERSADRVAFFIHLGRAQHN, from the exons ATGCTGAGCTGCGCGCCTGCCGCCGCCATGCCGCCCGCGCACGCCGCCGCGCAGCCCTGGGCCTCCTTCCTGCATCCACAGCCTGTG AAAACGGAGCCGACGGAAAATATGGACGAGTCGTCCTTTTCTAAGGAGCAAGGAAGCGGTTTCTACTCGGAGGGGTTCCACAGCGCGTCGCCGTCGGGCTCCAGCAAGGACTCCACAGGGCACTCCCCGCGCAGCGTGGGCAGCGCCGGCGAGCCCGCGCCGTACTTTGACTCGCTCTCGCTGCACGCCAAGGCCAACCTGGGCCTGCACCTGGACGCCTACCGCGGCGGCCTGCCCTACATGCTGACCCCGCCGGGCTTCGAGCCGCGCGCCACCGACCCCCGCGGACCCTCCCCGCCCTACGACGGCGCCTACTCGCCCGCGCGCGCGCACCTCCTGCCCAACAACCTCTCCACGCCGCTGCCCCGCGCCGACGCCACGCCGCCCAAGTCTCCCCCGAGAACACCCACCTCCACTGATGGCGACAACAACGATAGACGCGCTTTCCACGATTCGGGATTCGATGGCGTCTCGCAACGGAAGGATTCCGAGGACGGCAACGATGGCTCCGGCATGGACGAGGACTTCGAGGACGAGCCGGGCCTGCGCGTGCCCGCCGTCAACTCACACGGCAAAGTCAAGACGTTCAAATGCAAGCAGTGCGAGTTTGTCGCCGTTACTAAGCTCAGCTTCTGGGAACACAGCAAGGAACACATCAAACCTGAAAAGATGCTCACCTGTCCGAAGTGTCCCTTCGTGACCGAATACAAGCATCACCTCGAGTACCACATGCGCAACCACTTCGGGTCTAAACCGTTCCAATGCACTCAGTGCTCGTACTCGTGCGTCAACAAGTCGATGCTCAACTCTCACCTGAAGTCACACTCCAACGTGTACCAGTACCGCTGTGCGGACTGCAACTACGCCACCAAGTACTGCCACTCGTTGAAGCTGCATCTGCGCAAGTACCAACACAACCCCGCCATGGTGCTGAACATGGACGGCACGCCCAACCCGCTCCCGATCATTGACGTGTACGGGACCCGCCGCGGGCCGAAGCAGAAGTCGATGCACTCGAAGTCCTACGACCAGCCGCAGCACAGCATGAACAACAATAAAGTGCCACCGCCGCAGCCGACACACCCATTATTTAGAAACCAATTCCCCATAAACCTCCCCTACCTGCCTCCTCTTCTACAACACTCATTCCTGTTCCCCCCAAACAACAATTACGAGCCTAAAACTTCACCGAAGCCTGAAGCTGAAAAGCAGGTCGCGGGCAGCCCGCCGCCGTCCCTGCTGCAGCAGCGCCTGGCGTACCGCGAGCGGCTCAGCGACGCGCGCTCCGTGTCCCCCAGCAAGTCCCCGGCCAGCCTGCCGCGCtccccgccgccccgcgcctcCCCGCCCCGCGCCAGCCCGCCGGCCCAGCAGCCCGACGACGCCCTTGACCTCACTAACGCCAAAACTAGCGAAGCTGGTTCTCCGCCGCCGCAGAGGGACTCGGAGCGGCCGATGCCGCTGACGCCGACGACGTCGCTGAAGAACCGGCGGAAAGGGCGCGCGTACAAGCTGCAGCCGGCGGCGCTGCGCCTGCAGCACGACGAGGAGTCGCGGCCCGCGTCCGGCACGGAGTCCGACGCCTCCGCcgacgcgccgccgccgcccagccACTACGCGTGCCAGTACTGCGACATCTCGTTCGGGGACCTCACCATGCACACCATCCACATGGGCTTCCACGGCTACAACGACCCCTTCATGTGCAACAAGTGCGGCGAGCGCAGCGCCGACCGCGTCGCCTTCTTCATCCACCTGGGCCGCGCGCAACACAACTAG